In the Brevundimonas mediterranea genome, TTCCAGCGATAATACTCGCTCAGAAAAACCGGAGAGTTTGCTGCGGCGGCGCGCCGAACCCATTCGTTTTCGTCGAGATCAACGTTGGTGCCGTTCCAATGCATGACGCGATAGTTCGGCATTTCTCTGGACCATGTGTCGAGATAACGGCCGAACGGATCCGCATAGGGCGGCATGTCGTCAAAATAGACGCGGTGGAGAATGCGCGGGTTTTGCACTGCCAGGAACTCCTAGGCGTCAGCTTTTAAGGCGTTTATAACGGGACGAGGATGGGGTGAAACTACCACTGTTTCCAAGGCGCGGCGCCCGAAGCCCACAGTTCTTCCAAGCGCGACTTGTCCCGAACCGTGTCCATGGGCTGCCAGAACCCCTCGTGCAGAACGACGCCCAGCTGACCGTCGCGGGCGAGGCCTTCCATGGCGCCCTGTTCCCAAACCGCTGTCGTGTCGTTTTCGATGTAGTCGCCGACTTTCGGCGACAGCACGAAGAAGCCGCAGTTGATCCAGCCACCGTCGCCGGCCGGCTTTTCACGGAAACCGCGCACCATATCGCCTTCCAGTTCCAGGGAACCAAAACGGCCTGGCGGTTGTGCGCCGGTCACGGTGGCCAGTCGGTCGGACTTTTCGTGAGCTTCGATCCCAGCGGCGATATCGACATCGCCGACGCCATCGCCATAGGTCATGCAGAAATAATCATCACCTGCGACATAGGGCAGGATGCGTTTGATGCGGCCGCCGGTCATCGTCAGTTCGCCGGTATCAACCAAAGTAATTTTCCAAGGCTCTGCTGCGGCGTTGTGCACCTCCCTCGAATTATTCTTTAAATCGATTGTTACGTCAGACCGGTGCAGGAAATAGTTGTTAAAATACTCCTTGATCACATAGCCTTTGTAGCCAAGGCAGATAACGAACTCCGTGATTCCGTGGGCACTGTACATCTTCATGATGTGCCACAGGACAGGCATTCCCCCGATCTCGACCATCGGTTTGGGGCGTGTGCCAGTCTCTTCTGCGAGGCGCGTGCCTAAGCCGCCGGCAAGAATTACCGCTTTGGTCATACGATCCCCTATGTGTGTCGGCCCCGATAGCGGTGCAGATAGCTGAGCCAAGCATGAACCGCAATAAGGCAACCCGCTTGTTAACCGAGCAATTATTTATTTGAACAGCTCTGGACGCTTCAGCATGAGGGCTTGAGCGGCAATCAGGGTTTTTCCATCTTCCAACGTGCCAGAAACTGCGAGGCGACCTAAAAAACTCAACGTCAATTCGTGAACGACTATCTGTTCATTCTCTTCCTCGATGCCTCCGCCTGCGGCTATGCGATCCTGTGTCGCGTAAGGGGCGAGGAAGATGGCGACCCGCTCTGTGGACAGGCCGGGCATGGTCCATAGTTTGACTACCAACTCGAGTTCGCCGAGCTGAAGGCCAGCTTCCTCAAGTGCTTCTCTTCGTGCTGCGGCTTCATATGACTCTTCATCATCAACCATGCCTGCGGGCAATTCCAGAAGATGCGCTCCCTGTTCTGCCAAGAGAACGGCCGGGCGAGGCATCGATACAAGAATGCAGGTCTTTCTGTCCTCGTCGTATGGCAAGACTGCAGAAGACACACCGTGGTGTTCGACAGTGCGCCGCCAAGTGCTTTCGTCCGGATGTCGTACGACGATTTCGTCCAGGCTGCTCCAGCCTTTGATGATCGGACTGCGCCGGATGACTTTGCTCATGGGGGTGAACCTAGCTCTGGATTCCATTAGCGCACAGCCCTAAACGATGCCGTGGCTGCCTTTTGCGGCATAGGCTAATCGTTGGAACGGAAAGAGAAAACGTTGTTTAAGCGTCGTGAGCATGTTCCCGCGAAATTTTCGCACGAACTCCCGCTTCTGAGTTTGGATGAAATTGTCGGACTCGATCGCTATCAATTCGAGCGCCGCGCGCGTGCGCGCGCTGCGAGTGCGTATCTCGGAGATGGCGTCGTCCTGTGCCGCGTCATGGGCCGTTACAAGCTCTATGTGTCGGGCCGAGATGTGGGTTTCGGAGCCCATGTTGTTATGGACGGGATATGGGAGCCTTGGATTCCTGCGTTTATGGGGCGTCAAATCAAGTCGGGCATGCATGTCGCCGATGTCGGTGCAAACCATGGCTATTATACCGTCTTGATGGCGGAACTTGTCGGTCCTGCCGGCCGGGTCCTTGCGGTGGAGCCGCATCCGGAGACCTGCCAGCTCCTGAGGAAGTCAGTTGACGTCAACGGCTATGCCGGTCGAACCGATGTGGTCGAATGCGCGGTCGGAGAATTTGCGGGAGAGACATTGACGCTTTTCGTGCCAGAGAACGAGCCCAAGAACGCCCATGTTTTGCACGAGGCGAGGGAGGGGGCGCTGAGCATCAGGAGTGAGCGTCTGGGAGACTTGCTCGCAGGCTGGC is a window encoding:
- a CDS encoding FkbM family methyltransferase; its protein translation is MERKEKTLFKRREHVPAKFSHELPLLSLDEIVGLDRYQFERRARARAASAYLGDGVVLCRVMGRYKLYVSGRDVGFGAHVVMDGIWEPWIPAFMGRQIKSGMHVADVGANHGYYTVLMAELVGPAGRVLAVEPHPETCQLLRKSVDVNGYAGRTDVVECAVGEFAGETLTLFVPENEPKNAHVLHEAREGALSIRSERLGDLLAGWPKIDFIKIDVEGAEEAALSGAAQLIERDRPMLLLEYNIYRCRNPEGLLSWLIALYGDLEELDLTGTLRPVSRSDLLDRAHTEDWMLYCSR
- a CDS encoding NUDIX domain-containing protein translates to MSKVIRRSPIIKGWSSLDEIVVRHPDESTWRRTVEHHGVSSAVLPYDEDRKTCILVSMPRPAVLLAEQGAHLLELPAGMVDDEESYEAAARREALEEAGLQLGELELVVKLWTMPGLSTERVAIFLAPYATQDRIAAGGGIEEENEQIVVHELTLSFLGRLAVSGTLEDGKTLIAAQALMLKRPELFK
- the rfbF gene encoding glucose-1-phosphate cytidylyltransferase, giving the protein MTKAVILAGGLGTRLAEETGTRPKPMVEIGGMPVLWHIMKMYSAHGITEFVICLGYKGYVIKEYFNNYFLHRSDVTIDLKNNSREVHNAAAEPWKITLVDTGELTMTGGRIKRILPYVAGDDYFCMTYGDGVGDVDIAAGIEAHEKSDRLATVTGAQPPGRFGSLELEGDMVRGFREKPAGDGGWINCGFFVLSPKVGDYIENDTTAVWEQGAMEGLARDGQLGVVLHEGFWQPMDTVRDKSRLEELWASGAAPWKQW